A genomic stretch from Flavobacterium humidisoli includes:
- a CDS encoding energy transducer TonB, giving the protein MSKLSIYENKWTDLVFENKNKEYGAYQLRQENSKNSVTALFMGLLLITALGSAPLLISKIRTSPVEVEPEPTIYKPTVIPVDPIVVPPPPAPPAPMAEHSATPKTDAVQLTNPVVATTQNAVENIAANTENVPATDNTAGNGPAINAMPSSGGNGDVASVAPPTNDPVSIAVLDKLPEFPGGIAQFYKYVGNNFRRPELDVEKTLRVYVSFVVEKDGSLTDIMVKNDPGYGVGKEAIRVLKSLKTKWAPGVLNGQPVRTAYNLPITVKTEVE; this is encoded by the coding sequence ATGTCTAAATTAAGCATTTATGAAAACAAGTGGACCGATCTTGTTTTCGAGAACAAAAACAAAGAATACGGCGCTTATCAGTTACGCCAGGAGAATTCCAAAAACTCTGTTACAGCTCTCTTTATGGGTTTATTGTTAATAACGGCTTTAGGAAGTGCACCGTTACTTATTAGCAAAATTAGGACTTCGCCTGTTGAAGTTGAGCCAGAACCAACAATCTACAAACCTACGGTTATACCCGTGGATCCTATTGTTGTACCACCGCCGCCAGCTCCGCCTGCACCTATGGCTGAACATAGTGCAACTCCAAAAACAGATGCAGTACAGCTAACGAATCCTGTAGTTGCGACAACACAAAATGCAGTTGAAAACATTGCAGCAAATACAGAAAATGTACCTGCTACAGACAATACCGCTGGAAATGGACCTGCAATTAATGCTATGCCTTCTTCTGGAGGAAATGGAGATGTCGCTTCGGTTGCACCACCAACCAACGATCCTGTTTCTATTGCGGTTTTAGATAAACTTCCAGAATTCCCAGGTGGAATCGCGCAGTTTTACAAGTATGTTGGAAACAATTTCCGCAGACCAGAACTTGATGTAGAAAAAACATTAAGAGTTTATGTATCGTTTGTTGTTGAAAAAGACGGATCGCTTACAGACATTATGGTAAAAAATGATCCTGGTTATGGTGTAGGAAAAGAAGCCATTAGAGTCTTGAAATCATTAAAAACAAAATGGGCTCCAGGAGTTCTAAACGGACAACCCGTGAGAACTGCATACAATCTTCCAATCACAGTAAAAACAGAAGTCGAATAA
- a CDS encoding M48 family metalloprotease, with translation MKKKFIIAGLLFTAFGLTKMTAQINFGDKAIGAVQKGVTGFTFSNADAAKLSKEAVDKLDAEHEIAGPTDGYTLRLNRVFGKHASGDGFTLNYKVYKLKEVNAFATADGSVRVYSGLMDIMDDNELIAVIGHEIGHVANNDSRDAIRAAYQKEALMDGVASQSATVATVTDSQLGKIGSAIIDSKYSRKQESEADLFAYNFMKKNGYNVNAEESAFRILAKMSEGAQASFIDQMMSSHPDSQKRADEAKKRAEKDGLYKPYVQQKIVNTAPAATTKKATTTTKKTTTTTKKK, from the coding sequence ATGAAAAAGAAATTTATAATAGCGGGGCTTTTATTTACAGCATTTGGTTTAACTAAAATGACTGCACAGATTAATTTTGGAGATAAAGCAATTGGGGCAGTTCAGAAAGGAGTTACTGGTTTTACTTTTAGTAATGCCGATGCGGCAAAATTATCTAAAGAAGCAGTAGATAAATTAGATGCAGAACATGAAATTGCTGGGCCAACAGATGGTTATACTTTAAGATTAAATCGAGTTTTTGGAAAACATGCTTCTGGTGACGGGTTTACTTTAAATTACAAAGTATATAAATTGAAAGAAGTAAATGCTTTTGCAACTGCAGACGGAAGCGTTCGTGTTTATTCAGGTTTAATGGATATTATGGATGACAATGAATTAATTGCTGTAATTGGGCATGAAATCGGACACGTAGCAAACAACGATTCTAGAGATGCTATTCGTGCAGCTTATCAAAAAGAAGCTTTAATGGATGGAGTAGCTTCTCAGTCGGCAACAGTAGCGACAGTTACAGATAGTCAACTTGGAAAAATTGGAAGCGCAATTATTGATAGTAAATATAGCCGTAAACAAGAATCTGAAGCAGATTTATTTGCTTACAATTTCATGAAGAAAAACGGTTACAATGTAAATGCTGAAGAATCTGCGTTTAGAATTTTGGCAAAAATGAGTGAAGGCGCTCAAGCTTCGTTTATTGATCAAATGATGAGCTCGCATCCAGATTCTCAAAAAAGAGCAGATGAAGCTAAGAAAAGGGCAGAAAAAGATGGGTTGTATAAACCATATGTACAGCAAAAGATTGTAAACACTGCGCCAGCAGCTACAACAAAAAAAGCAACTACAACCACTAAGAAAACAACAACAACAACCAAAAAGAAATAA
- a CDS encoding glycosyltransferase, with the protein MLIYIFYFFIAIVVVQLFYYLGVFGKFAFAKPQLIKPKNLPVSVIVCAKNEEENVKKYVPLLAQQDYPDFEIVLIDDASSDETLEVFEEFEKEFSNIRLVKVENNEAFWGNKKYALTLGIKAAKKDYLLFTDADCFPSSKDWITSMTSQFTMNKTIVLGYGGYEKVERSFLNKIIRFETVLTAIQYFSWAKMGLPYMGVGRNLAYKKEEFFNVNGFIDHIQIRSGDDDLFINQAANKTNTTISYTPESFTYSEPKKTYKEWFTQKRRHISTAEHYKFFDKMQLGLFFISQLFFFLLVIVLLAFQFQWIAVLAILATRYTVVWTVIGFSAGKLKEKDIKIWFPVVEIALILTQINIFITNIFSKPVYWK; encoded by the coding sequence ATGCTTATATACATATTTTACTTTTTTATTGCTATTGTCGTAGTTCAATTATTTTATTATTTAGGAGTTTTTGGGAAATTTGCTTTTGCTAAGCCACAGCTTATTAAGCCTAAAAATCTTCCAGTTTCTGTAATCGTTTGCGCTAAAAACGAAGAAGAGAATGTAAAAAAATACGTTCCGCTTTTAGCACAGCAAGATTATCCAGATTTTGAAATTGTCTTAATTGACGATGCATCTAGCGATGAAACTCTTGAAGTTTTTGAAGAATTTGAAAAAGAATTCTCTAATATCCGTTTGGTAAAAGTGGAGAACAACGAAGCTTTTTGGGGAAATAAGAAATACGCTTTAACACTTGGAATAAAAGCGGCAAAGAAAGATTATTTACTTTTTACAGATGCAGATTGTTTCCCAAGTTCTAAAGATTGGATTACCTCTATGACTTCACAATTTACCATGAACAAAACAATCGTTTTAGGATATGGAGGTTATGAAAAAGTAGAACGTTCGTTTTTAAACAAAATTATTCGCTTTGAAACTGTTCTAACAGCAATACAATATTTTTCTTGGGCAAAAATGGGGCTTCCTTACATGGGAGTCGGCAGAAATCTTGCTTATAAAAAAGAAGAGTTTTTTAATGTAAATGGTTTTATTGACCACATTCAGATTCGTTCTGGCGATGACGATTTATTCATCAATCAGGCCGCAAATAAAACAAATACTACTATTTCTTATACGCCTGAAAGTTTTACCTATTCAGAACCTAAGAAAACATACAAAGAATGGTTTACTCAGAAAAGAAGACATATTTCTACTGCAGAACATTATAAGTTCTTTGACAAAATGCAGTTAGGATTATTCTTCATTTCACAATTATTTTTCTTTTTATTAGTTATTGTATTATTAGCATTTCAATTTCAATGGATTGCCGTATTAGCAATTTTAGCAACACGCTATACAGTTGTATGGACAGTAATTGGATTTTCAGCAGGAAAATTAAAAGAAAAAGATATTAAAATTTGGTTTCCAGTTGTTGAGATAGCGCTAATATTAACGCAAATTAATATCTTTATAACTAATATCTTTTCAAAACCCGTATATTGGAAATAA
- the gap gene encoding type I glyceraldehyde-3-phosphate dehydrogenase, with amino-acid sequence MKTRIAINGFGRIGRNLFRLLLNHPEIEVVAINDIADNKTMSHLIKYDSIHGVLKAEVSHDENSIIVDGRHFFFFHEKNISNIDWKSHSIDIVIESTGKYKTHEELNAHLEAGAKKVILSAPSEVDTIKTVVLGVNEHILDGNEDIVSNASCTTNNAAPMIKIIEELCGIEQAYITTIHSFTTDQSLHDQPHKDLRRARGASQSIVPTTTGAAKALTKIFPKLHNKMGGCGIRVPVPDGSLTDITFNVKRAVSIEEINKAFKQASKTNLKGILDYTEDPIVSVDVIGNTNSCLFDAQLTSVIDKMVKVVGWYDNEIGYSSRLIDLILLIRKK; translated from the coding sequence TTGAAAACAAGAATTGCTATTAATGGATTTGGGAGAATTGGAAGAAATTTATTCCGATTGCTTTTAAATCACCCCGAAATCGAAGTCGTTGCTATAAATGACATTGCAGACAACAAAACCATGTCGCATTTAATTAAATACGACAGTATTCATGGTGTTTTGAAAGCCGAAGTAAGTCATGACGAAAATAGTATCATAGTAGATGGAAGACATTTTTTCTTTTTTCACGAAAAAAACATTTCAAACATAGACTGGAAGTCGCATTCGATTGATATTGTGATTGAATCGACAGGCAAATATAAAACGCATGAAGAATTAAATGCGCATCTGGAAGCTGGAGCAAAAAAAGTAATTCTTTCGGCTCCATCAGAAGTTGACACTATCAAAACGGTAGTTTTGGGTGTAAACGAACATATTTTGGATGGAAACGAAGATATAGTTTCTAATGCAAGTTGCACAACCAATAATGCTGCTCCGATGATTAAAATTATCGAAGAATTGTGCGGAATTGAGCAAGCTTACATTACCACTATACATTCTTTTACAACAGACCAAAGTCTTCATGACCAGCCACATAAGGATTTACGCCGTGCGAGGGGAGCCAGCCAGTCGATTGTTCCAACAACTACGGGTGCAGCTAAGGCATTAACAAAAATTTTTCCTAAATTGCACAATAAAATGGGTGGCTGTGGCATTAGAGTCCCAGTTCCAGACGGTTCATTAACAGACATAACCTTCAATGTAAAACGTGCCGTGAGCATTGAAGAAATAAATAAAGCATTCAAACAAGCCTCAAAAACAAATTTAAAAGGGATATTAGATTATACCGAAGATCCGATTGTTTCGGTTGATGTAATTGGCAATACAAATTCTTGTTTATTTGATGCTCAGCTAACTTCGGTTATCGATAAAATGGTAAAAGTTGTAGGCTGGTACGATAACGAAATTGGCTATTCATCAAGATTGATTGATTTAATTTTACTGATAAGAAAAAAATAA
- a CDS encoding PH domain-containing protein: MGIFSAILGNAGSVSQEDLIKKYGQLLTANEEIEMGFKLIRDTFIFTNKRLILVDVQGITGSKTEYKSIGYKSITRFSVETAGTFDLDAELKIWISSEQHPSIVKQFNKSVNVYEVQKILAFHVLG; encoded by the coding sequence ATGGGAATATTTTCAGCCATTCTTGGTAATGCAGGTTCAGTTAGCCAAGAAGATTTAATTAAAAAATACGGACAGCTTTTAACGGCTAACGAAGAAATCGAAATGGGTTTCAAACTTATCCGTGATACTTTTATTTTTACTAACAAAAGATTAATCTTAGTTGATGTACAAGGAATTACAGGAAGTAAAACAGAATACAAATCTATTGGCTATAAAAGTATTACTCGCTTTAGTGTAGAAACAGCTGGAACTTTTGATTTGGATGCTGAATTAAAAATCTGGATTTCAAGCGAACAACATCCGAGTATTGTAAAACAATTTAATAAATCGGTTAATGTTTATGAAGTGCAAAAGATTCTTGCTTTTCATGTATTAGGATAA
- a CDS encoding RNA polymerase sigma factor produces the protein MEINSKIEKAKKGDQIAFTFLLDHYWNEVYSFMLKRTENETTAEDITIETFSKAFDKIASYNSEFQFNTWLIAIAKNVYIDLLRKKKTNLFIEITDNEDQQAYNIADPTPSAEDALIKEQNLSRLLLCIKELKPHYQEVIQLRYFQEMSYQEIAVKINEPLSSVKVKLLRAKKLLAEIIERNR, from the coding sequence TTGGAAATAAATTCTAAAATAGAAAAAGCAAAAAAAGGCGATCAGATCGCCTTTACTTTTTTATTAGATCATTATTGGAATGAGGTGTATTCGTTTATGCTCAAACGAACCGAAAATGAAACCACCGCAGAAGATATTACCATAGAAACTTTCTCCAAAGCTTTTGACAAAATAGCTTCTTACAATTCAGAGTTTCAGTTTAACACCTGGCTTATTGCAATTGCAAAAAATGTCTATATTGATTTGCTTCGAAAAAAGAAAACCAATCTTTTTATAGAAATCACAGACAACGAAGACCAGCAAGCGTACAACATTGCCGACCCTACTCCATCTGCAGAAGATGCTTTAATTAAAGAACAGAATCTTTCTCGTCTGCTTCTATGCATCAAAGAACTTAAACCACACTACCAAGAAGTAATTCAGCTTCGTTATTTTCAGGAAATGTCTTATCAGGAAATTGCCGTTAAGATAAACGAACCGTTAAGCAGCGTTAAAGTGAAACTTTTACGAGCTAAAAAATTATTAGCCGAAATTATCGAACGTAACAGATAA
- a CDS encoding FMN-binding negative transcriptional regulator has product MYTPDLYKNENPEEIRAFLKENSFGILINQTDGKLCATHIPIELEMNADGKEILQGHISKLNPQAAGFKENDQILAVFTGPHSYISSSWYDYENVPTWNYIAVHVYGRIKIVDYETSVEQLKKLVDKYEANSKNPVRVEDLSEKTMREARGIFGFEIEIDEIQATKKLSQNRDDYNYKNIISELEKTENPQSIAVAKEMSKCRK; this is encoded by the coding sequence ATGTACACTCCTGATCTATATAAAAACGAAAATCCAGAGGAAATTAGAGCTTTTTTGAAAGAAAATAGTTTTGGAATCCTGATTAATCAGACCGACGGAAAATTATGCGCTACTCATATTCCGATAGAATTGGAAATGAATGCTGACGGAAAAGAAATCTTGCAAGGACACATTTCAAAACTGAATCCGCAAGCTGCAGGTTTTAAAGAAAACGATCAGATTTTGGCTGTTTTTACAGGTCCGCACAGTTATATTTCTTCTTCTTGGTACGATTATGAAAATGTGCCTACTTGGAATTACATAGCTGTACATGTTTACGGAAGAATTAAAATTGTGGATTACGAAACTTCTGTAGAACAATTGAAAAAACTTGTTGACAAATACGAAGCGAATTCTAAGAATCCGGTACGCGTTGAAGATTTATCTGAAAAAACAATGCGCGAAGCTAGAGGGATTTTTGGTTTTGAAATCGAAATTGACGAAATTCAAGCCACAAAAAAACTCTCCCAAAACCGCGACGATTATAATTACAAAAACATAATTTCGGAATTGGAAAAAACCGAAAACCCTCAGTCTATTGCTGTTGCAAAAGAAATGTCAAAATGCCGAAAGTAA
- the murB gene encoding UDP-N-acetylmuramate dehydrogenase, translating into MEIQSNFSLKKYNTFGIEASAKQFVAVHSIAELKTVLAANKNERKFILGGGSNMLLTKDIDALVIHIDLKGKKTIKEDDDFVWVESQAGETWHDFVLYTIDNNFGGLENMSLIPGNVGTTPVQNIGAYGTEIKDTFVSCEAMNIATQEMKTFTNDECNFGYRESIFKHEAKDQYIITSVVFKLTKRNHKINTSYGDILAELAKNNITEPTLKDVSNAVIAIRQSKLPDPKELGNSGSFFKNPILLKSDFEKIHQKFPEMKFYEVSETEVKVPAGWLIEQAGFKGKRFGDAGVHKNQALVLVNYGNATGQEILAVSKEVQKTVFETFGIQIEVEVNVI; encoded by the coding sequence ATGGAAATCCAATCCAATTTTTCTTTAAAAAAATATAATACTTTCGGCATTGAAGCAAGTGCCAAACAATTTGTTGCAGTTCATTCTATTGCTGAATTAAAAACAGTTTTAGCAGCAAACAAAAACGAGAGAAAATTTATTTTAGGAGGCGGAAGTAATATGCTTTTAACCAAAGATATTGATGCTCTTGTTATTCACATCGATTTAAAAGGCAAAAAAACAATTAAAGAAGACGACGATTTTGTCTGGGTTGAAAGTCAAGCTGGAGAAACTTGGCACGATTTCGTTCTTTATACTATCGACAATAATTTTGGCGGATTAGAAAACATGTCACTTATTCCTGGAAACGTAGGAACAACGCCAGTCCAGAATATTGGAGCTTATGGAACGGAGATTAAAGACACTTTTGTTTCTTGCGAAGCCATGAATATTGCAACTCAGGAAATGAAAACATTCACTAATGATGAATGTAATTTTGGCTACCGCGAAAGCATTTTCAAACATGAAGCAAAAGACCAATATATTATTACGTCGGTTGTTTTTAAACTAACGAAACGCAATCATAAAATCAATACGTCTTACGGAGATATTTTGGCTGAATTGGCTAAAAACAATATTACAGAACCCACATTAAAAGATGTGAGCAATGCTGTAATTGCCATTAGACAAAGTAAATTGCCAGATCCAAAAGAATTAGGAAATAGCGGAAGCTTCTTTAAAAATCCGATTTTACTGAAATCTGATTTTGAAAAAATCCATCAAAAATTCCCAGAAATGAAATTTTACGAAGTTTCAGAAACCGAAGTAAAAGTTCCTGCTGGTTGGCTGATTGAGCAAGCTGGTTTTAAAGGAAAACGTTTTGGAGATGCTGGTGTTCATAAAAATCAGGCATTAGTTTTAGTAAATTACGGAAATGCGACAGGACAAGAAATTTTAGCCGTTTCAAAAGAAGTTCAGAAAACCGTTTTTGAAACTTTTGGCATTCAAATTGAAGTAGAAGTAAATGTGATTTAA
- the lipA gene encoding lipoyl synthase, giving the protein METVTENIQTTKPKWLKVKLPIGQKYTELRGLVDKYSLNTICTSGSCPNMGECWGEGTATFMILGNVCTRSCGFCGVKTGRPETVDWDEPEKVARSIKIMNIKHAVITSVDRDDIKDGGSIIWMETVRAIRRMNPQTTLETLIPDFQGIERNLDRIVEANPEVVSHNMETVRRLTREVRIQAKYDRSLEVLRYLKEKGINRTKSGIMLGLGETEEEVFQTMTDLRNANVDVVTIGQYLQPSKKHLPVKEFITPEQFARYEKFGLDLGFRHVESGPLVRSSYKAQKHIL; this is encoded by the coding sequence ATGGAAACAGTCACTGAAAATATACAAACCACAAAACCAAAGTGGTTAAAAGTAAAATTACCTATCGGACAAAAATATACTGAACTTAGAGGTTTAGTTGATAAATATAGTTTAAATACCATTTGTACTTCTGGAAGCTGTCCAAATATGGGCGAATGTTGGGGTGAAGGAACAGCAACTTTCATGATTCTAGGAAATGTTTGTACTCGTTCTTGCGGTTTCTGCGGTGTAAAAACAGGCAGACCAGAAACGGTAGATTGGGATGAGCCTGAAAAAGTAGCTCGTTCTATTAAAATCATGAATATCAAACATGCTGTAATCACTAGCGTTGACAGAGACGATATTAAAGACGGCGGCTCTATCATTTGGATGGAAACCGTGAGAGCCATCAGAAGAATGAACCCTCAAACTACTCTTGAAACTTTGATCCCAGATTTTCAAGGAATTGAAAGAAACCTTGATCGTATTGTAGAAGCAAATCCTGAAGTTGTTTCTCATAACATGGAAACTGTACGACGTTTAACTCGCGAAGTTCGTATTCAAGCTAAATATGATAGAAGTTTAGAAGTACTTCGCTATCTTAAAGAAAAAGGAATTAACAGAACAAAATCTGGAATTATGCTTGGTCTTGGAGAAACTGAAGAAGAAGTTTTCCAGACTATGACCGATTTAAGAAATGCGAATGTTGATGTGGTAACAATTGGACAATATTTACAGCCAAGTAAAAAACATCTTCCTGTAAAAGAATTCATTACCCCTGAACAATTTGCCAGATATGAAAAATTTGGTCTTGATCTAGGTTTCAGACATGTTGAGAGTGGACCTCTTGTTCGTTCTTCATACAAAGCACAAAAACATATTTTATAA
- a CDS encoding M48 family metalloprotease, producing the protein MKKRFIALGVLFLSFGFVEANAQILSDKAMGALGKGVSGFTFSDADAAALAKKAIDEMDANNPVAGTNDGYSIRLNRLFGKHISSEGVALNYKVYLVKDINAFACADGSVRVFAGLMDIMDDNELLAVIGHEIGHVVNHDTRDAIKAAYKKEALLDVASSQSGKIETITQSQLGQLGSAMIDSKHSRKQESEADNFSYDFMKKNGYDVNAVESAFRILQNLSEGAEASFLTKMVSSHPDSGKRAEEAKKRAVKDGLYKAYIQQKIVNTAPVKATTTKKKVTTKKK; encoded by the coding sequence ATGAAAAAAAGATTTATTGCCCTTGGAGTTTTATTTTTGTCTTTTGGTTTTGTCGAAGCAAATGCACAAATCCTTTCGGATAAAGCTATGGGAGCTTTAGGTAAAGGGGTTTCTGGTTTTACTTTTAGTGATGCCGATGCAGCTGCTTTAGCAAAAAAAGCGATTGACGAAATGGATGCGAATAATCCTGTAGCTGGAACAAATGATGGATACTCAATTCGCTTAAATCGTTTATTTGGCAAACATATATCTAGTGAAGGTGTTGCATTAAATTATAAGGTATATCTAGTAAAAGATATTAATGCCTTTGCATGTGCTGATGGGAGTGTGCGTGTCTTTGCGGGTTTAATGGATATTATGGATGATAATGAATTGCTTGCTGTTATTGGTCATGAAATCGGTCATGTTGTAAATCATGATACAAGAGATGCAATAAAGGCAGCTTATAAAAAAGAGGCTTTACTCGATGTTGCATCGTCGCAATCCGGAAAAATCGAGACTATTACCCAATCTCAATTAGGGCAACTAGGAAGTGCAATGATTGATAGTAAACATAGCAGAAAGCAAGAATCTGAAGCCGATAACTTTTCTTATGATTTTATGAAAAAAAATGGGTATGATGTAAATGCGGTAGAATCGGCTTTTAGAATTCTTCAAAATTTAAGTGAAGGAGCAGAGGCGTCTTTTCTTACTAAGATGGTAAGTTCGCATCCTGATTCTGGCAAGAGAGCTGAAGAAGCTAAAAAAAGAGCAGTAAAAGATGGTTTGTATAAAGCTTACATACAGCAAAAAATTGTAAATACTGCTCCGGTTAAAGCAACTACAACTAAAAAGAAAGTGACAACAAAGAAGAAATAA
- a CDS encoding ATP-binding protein: MKYYLFIVVCFFNSFLYSQTKKNTDSVTYYNKLANSNLNNKKFDQAVYYTEKSINFCEENGKKENLANQTFKLGKIYYNQRKFEDALKNFHKTVSLFDTLKPSCTKVLALHYIGVTNTAKGDYKTANVYYTKAKDLLKNLNINDNAEILNYQKALAFKTNNDLKSAIKTFKAITKKPDNNAIIKTKVDTYYQLGLIEGQLKRNDSAIIYFNKALDYNAKVNDFSKKSKIVLAISQYYKQNKNYDLAYSYLDEHYQLENYMLKLKNAKIDLDEFQKFKKNQSLSNTIKKESEEKFQLKTYRYSKLVSILAIALISILSLLSLALYKNNIIRNQNNLLLREKNKELILAKNKAEKASKARSEFLSTVSHELRTPLNAINGITHILLEDKPKKKQLKYLESLKFSGNYLTTFINEILEINKIDSTKVEVENISFNLKELLFNIQSSLKELATANKNYFNLEIDKTIPDNLIGDPTKLSQIILNLINNALKFTQNGHVNVIAKLYSQEEENATVYFEIVDTGIGIPEDKLQSVFESFSQGSIEVNRKYGGTGLGLTIVKKLIELLGGEIKLKSEVGKGSTFTFKLNFKINNEPLEVIEEVKPYNDKQLKNKSILLIEDNKINQMITRKMLENKNITCEIVDNGEDAVELLKVKRFDMILMDVHLPGINGTTATKLIREFDKATPIIALTAISLDENRDMLLSFGMDDVITKPFVPDEFYSTIAKFFD, from the coding sequence ATGAAATACTATCTTTTTATTGTTGTTTGTTTTTTTAACTCATTTTTGTATTCTCAAACTAAAAAGAATACGGATAGTGTTACCTATTATAACAAGCTGGCTAATTCTAACCTTAACAATAAAAAGTTTGATCAGGCGGTTTATTACACCGAAAAGTCTATTAATTTTTGCGAAGAAAATGGCAAAAAAGAGAATTTGGCCAATCAGACTTTTAAGCTAGGAAAAATCTATTATAACCAGAGAAAATTTGAAGACGCTTTAAAAAACTTCCACAAAACAGTTTCTTTATTTGACACCTTAAAACCAAGCTGCACAAAAGTTTTGGCATTGCATTATATTGGCGTAACAAATACCGCAAAAGGCGATTACAAAACAGCTAATGTTTATTACACAAAAGCCAAAGATTTACTTAAAAACCTGAACATCAATGATAACGCAGAAATATTAAATTATCAGAAAGCTTTAGCATTTAAAACCAATAACGATCTTAAATCGGCAATAAAGACTTTTAAAGCGATCACTAAAAAACCAGATAACAATGCAATTATAAAAACCAAAGTAGATACATATTATCAGCTTGGTTTAATTGAAGGGCAACTTAAAAGAAACGATTCTGCAATTATATATTTTAATAAAGCCTTAGATTACAATGCCAAAGTCAATGATTTTTCGAAGAAATCGAAAATCGTTTTAGCCATAAGCCAATACTATAAACAAAATAAAAACTATGATCTGGCATATTCCTACCTAGATGAGCATTATCAGCTGGAAAATTATATGCTAAAACTAAAAAATGCCAAAATTGATTTGGATGAATTCCAAAAATTCAAAAAAAATCAATCTTTAAGCAATACCATTAAGAAAGAAAGCGAAGAAAAATTTCAGCTCAAAACTTATCGTTACTCTAAGCTAGTCAGTATTTTAGCCATTGCCTTAATTTCAATTTTGTCTCTTTTAAGTTTGGCTTTGTATAAAAACAATATCATTAGAAACCAGAACAATTTACTGCTCAGAGAAAAAAATAAAGAATTGATTCTGGCCAAAAACAAAGCAGAAAAAGCATCAAAAGCAAGATCTGAATTTTTATCAACCGTAAGCCATGAACTCCGGACGCCGTTGAATGCAATAAACGGAATTACACATATCCTTCTAGAAGACAAGCCAAAGAAAAAACAACTAAAATACTTGGAGTCTTTAAAATTCTCTGGAAACTATCTAACCACCTTCATCAATGAAATTTTAGAAATTAATAAAATTGATTCGACTAAAGTGGAAGTTGAAAATATCAGCTTTAATTTGAAAGAATTGCTTTTTAATATTCAAAGTTCATTAAAAGAATTGGCAACCGCCAACAAAAACTACTTCAATTTAGAAATAGATAAAACTATTCCCGATAATTTAATTGGAGATCCTACAAAATTATCTCAGATCATACTTAATCTAATCAATAATGCATTAAAATTTACTCAGAACGGGCACGTAAATGTTATCGCAAAACTATATTCTCAAGAAGAAGAAAATGCAACGGTTTATTTTGAAATTGTCGACACTGGAATCGGAATTCCAGAAGACAAACTTCAATCTGTTTTTGAGAGCTTTTCTCAAGGTTCTATAGAGGTAAACAGAAAATATGGAGGAACAGGTCTTGGCCTCACTATTGTAAAAAAATTAATAGAACTTTTAGGAGGCGAAATAAAATTAAAAAGTGAAGTAGGTAAAGGTTCTACATTTACCTTCAAGTTAAACTTCAAAATCAATAATGAACCATTGGAAGTAATCGAAGAAGTAAAACCCTATAATGACAAACAATTGAAAAACAAATCTATTTTATTGATTGAGGACAACAAGATCAATCAAATGATCACTCGCAAAATGTTGGAAAACAAAAATATCACTTGCGAAATTGTTGACAATGGAGAAGATGCTGTCGAGCTTTTAAAAGTTAAACGCTTTGATATGATTTTAATGGATGTTCATCTTCCTGGAATTAACGGAACGACGGCTACCAAATTGATTCGCGAATTTGACAAAGCGACTCCAATTATTGCCTTAACAGCTATTTCGCTAGACGAAAACCGAGATATGCTCCTTTCGTTCGGAATGGACGATGTTATTACCAAGCCTTTTGTCCCAGACGAATTCTATAGTACTATTGCTAAGTTTTTTGATTAA